DNA from Amycolatopsis sp. DSM 110486:
CAGGAGGTTGGGGACGTTGAACGCCTGCCGCAGCAGGGAAGGCTCCGTCTTGGGCTCGGGGACCGTGGTCACTCGCTCAGCCTAGAGGTGAGGACCGGCGCCGACGCCGGTGGTCACGCGGTCGGGTCGCGGGTTCGTGGCGCGCGACCCGACCGCGGGGCTGTGGGTGGAAAAGCCGTGGATGGAAAGCCGTGGATCGAAAAGCCGCCGGGCATCAAACCCGTGGACTCTCAAGCCGTGGGGCTTCGAAGCGGTCGGCCGGGAAAGCCGCGGGGGTGCTCAGCCGGCGCGGCGGTGGCTCCAGCCGCGGCGCTGCAGCTCCGCGCTGCTGAGGCGCTCGGGGCGGCCGCGGTCGTCGTTGCCGACCCAGCGGGCTCGGCCGGCTCGGCCTTCGAGGACGTACGGGCGGCCGCAGCACCACACGACGCTGCAGGGCGCGGTGGGCGGAGTGGTCTCGGTGGGCCGCTCGGACGGGTCGGTGAGGGCGGACGCTGACGGGATGGCGGGCTCGCTGGCCGTTTCGGTGGTCATGCTGTGCGGTGCTCTTGTCTCTCGGGGTCGGCGGGTGATCGGGGACGGGAACGCGCCGGGGCGCTCCTCACCTATTTCGGTCCGAGAGCGCCAGACGTTAACGTCCGCGCCGGAGATTCGTCCGATCGATGAGCGAGCGGTTCCCGGTGTCTCACTGCGTGAACGCGATGTTAACCGTCCACAATAGACAGACTTTCGCGGGAGCCCGGCGAGGCGGAAGCCCCGGTTCCGGTAACCTCCGCCCGCCGCGCCGGGTGTCGGTGCGGGTCACAGCGCCGGCGGCGGGCCAGAATGCCGGGGAAGACCCCTGGCGAAAGGACCCCGGTGCCCCCGTCGAAGCCCGCGTGGCGGCCGCTGCTCGCGGCCTGGCTCGTGCTGCCGGCGCTCGCCGCCTGTTCGGGGGAACCCGAGCCCCGGGCGGCGGTACCGCCGCCACCGTCCGCGACCACGCCCCCGCCGACGACCTCGACGGCGCACTCGGTTCCTCCCCCGCCGCCTGAAACGACACAGGCGCCGCCGAGCACGCACACCAAGGCCCCGAGCACCACACCGGCCGTTCCGGGGTCCTGCGGCACCGTGACGGCCGCGAGCGGCCTGACCCTGTACGTGTTCGACAGCCGCGCGGGCGGGGTGCCGTGCGCCGAGGCCATGGCGCTCGTGCGCGACTTCCACGCGAAGATCGCCGGCCGGCAGGGCACGGGGTCCAACGACGCCGTGAACGACACCGTGTCGGGCTGGCTGTGCACCTCGGGTCCGCCCGCGGCGCAGGGCGGCACGACGTGCAGCAAGGGCGAGCAGACGGTGTTCGCGGCCGTCGTCCCCTCGGAGTGAAGCCGAGGGGACGACGGCCGCGCGGCTCAGGCCTTGAGGTCCGGGAAGTCGTCCTCGCGGTACTCGCCCTCGGGCCGGGTGTTCTCGTGCTCGCGCCCGCGCAGCTCGACGCGGCGGATCTTGCCGGAGATCGTCTTCGGCAGCTCGGCGAACTCCAGGCGCCGGATCCGCTTGTACGGCGCGAGGTGCTCCCGCGCGTACGCCAGGATCGCGCGAGCGGTGTCCGCGGTGGGCTCGTGGCCCGCGGCCAGCACGACGTAGGCCTTCGGCACGGCGAGTCGGATCGGGTCCGGCGCGGGCACCACGGCGGCTTCGGCGACGGCTTCGTGCTCGAGCAGCACGCTCTCCAGCTCGAACGGCGAGATCCGGTAGTCCGATGCTTTGAACACGTCGTCGGTGCGCCCGACGTAGGTGATGTAGCCGCGTTCGTCGACCGAACCGACGTCACCCGTGTGGTAGTAGCCGTCGCGGAAGGCTTCCGAGGTGCGCTCGTCGTCGTCCGCGTAGCCCGTCATCAGGCCGACCGGTCGGTGCGCGAGGTCGAGGCAGATCTCGCCCTCGCCGGCGCGCTCGCCTGTGACCGGGTCGACCAGAGCCACCACGAAACCCGGCAGCGGCCGGCCCATCGAGCCGGGAACCACGTCCTGGCCGGGAGTGTTGGCGATCTGCACGCTGCTCTCGGTCTGGCCGAACCCGTCGCGAATGGTGACGCCCCAGGCCTTCTCGACCTGCTCGATCACCTCGGGGTTGAGCGGCTCGCCCGCACCGACCACCTTCTGCGGCGGGGTTTTCAGCGCCGTCAGGTCGGCCTGGATGAGCATGCGCCACACCGTGGGCGGCGCGCAGAAGCTCGTGACCCCGCAGCGGTCCATCTGCGCCATGAGCGCCGTGGCGTCGAAGCGCGTGTAGTTGTACAGGAACACCGTGGCCTCGGCGTTCCACGGCGCGAACACGTTGCTCCACGCGTGTTTCGCCCAGCCGGGCGAGGAGATGTTCAGGTGCACGTCGCCCGGTTCGAGGCCGATCCAGTACATTGTGGACAGATGCCCGACCGGGTAGGAGACGTGAGTGTGCTGCACGAGCTTCGGCTTCGCCGTGGTGCCCGAGGTGAAGTAGAGCAGCAGCGGGTCACCCGCGGCCGTCACGCCTTCGGGGGTGAAACCGGCCGGCTCGGCGTACGCGGTGGCGTAGGCGTGCCAGCCCTCGACCGGCTCGCCGACGGCGATGCGCGTGTAGTCGCCCGCCACGTCGGCGAACTTCGGCGCGTCGGCCGAGCGCACCACCACGTGCTTGGCCTTGCCGCGCTCCACGCGGTCGACGAGGTCGGCCGGCCCGAGCAGCGTCGAGGCCGGGATGATCACGGCGCCGAGCTTGATCGCGGCGAGGATCGTCTCCCACAGCTCGCCCTGGTTGCCCAGCATGAGGATCAGCCGGTCGCCGCGCGAGACGCCGAGGCGGCGCAGCCACGTGGCGACCTGGTCCGAGCGGGCGGCCATCTCCGGGTAGGTCCAGCGGTTCTCGGTGCCGTCCTCCTCGACGATCCAGAGCGCGTACCGCTGCGCGTTCGCCGGGTCGCGGGCCACCACGTCGAACCAGTCGAGCGCCCAGTTGAACTCCGCGGGCTGCGGCCACGCGAACTCCCGGACGGCGGTGTCGTAGTCCTCGCGGTGGGACTGGAGGTAGTCCCGCGCCTCCCGAAAGACCTGGTAGGCCTCGTCGGCCCGCTGGTTCCCCGAAGCGCCATTGCTCACGTCGTGCTCCCTCGTGCTCGCGTACGTGCTTGTTCTACTCGCCCTTGAACTCGGGCGCGCGGCGCTCCATGAACGCCTGCACGGCCTCGGCGAGGTCCTTGCTCGGGAGGAACGCGGAGTTCCACGCCGCGACGTACCGCAGGCCCTCGGCGACCTGGCGCTCGGTGTTGGCGGCGAGCACCTGCTTGGTGCCTTGCACGACCAGCGGCGGGTTAGCCGCGATGTCGGCGGCGAGCTTGCGGGCCTCGGCCAGCAGCGTGTCGGAGTCGGGGTAGACGTCGTTGACCAGGCCGATCTTCTCGGCGCGCGCGGCGTCGACGTCCTTGCCCGTGAGGGCGAGCTCGCGCACGTGGCCCTCGCCGACGATCGTGGCCAGCCGCTGCAGGCTGCCGAGGTCGGCGACGATCGCGACCTTCACCTCGCGCACGCTGAACTTCGCGTCGGCGCTGGCCAGGCGCACGTCGGCGGCGCTGATCACGTCGACGCCGCCGCCGATGCACCAGCCGGACACGGCGGCGATCACGGGCTTGCGGCACTCGGCGATCGAGCTCACGGACTCCTGCAGGCGGCGGACCTCGCGGTGGAAGTCCGTGCGCGGGCCGGCCAGCGCGTCGCCGGCGAGCATCGGGGCCCAGCCGCCCATCATCGCGGGCAGGTCGAGGCCGTAGGAGAAATGCGCGCCGCTGCCGGTGAGCACGATCGCGCGCACGCGCGGGTCGGCGTCGAGGGCGGCGAAGACCAGCGGCAGCTCGCGCCAGAAGTCGGGGCCCATGGCGTTGCCCTTCGCCGGGCCGAGCAGGGTGACTTCGGCGACGTGGCCGTCGAGGTCGACCTTCAGCGAGACGAGATCGGGCAGGGAGTCGGCAGGTCCGGTCATGCCTGTCATCTTGAACCATCCGGTTGACGCTGTGCCAATTCGGTCGCGGGATGCTTTCCTGGGAGGGCCACGAGAGATCGAAGCGGCCCTCGACCACGAGAGGAAGGTGGCGCATGGCCCCGGCCCCCGTTCTTGCCGTCGACGACCTGCCTGCGGATCCCCCGCCGGCGCGCCGCTCGCGCCCGATCGAGCTGTCCGGCTCGTTCACCTGCGACGGCCAGCGCCTGGCCTACACCGAGTACGGCTCGGGCGAGCGCGTGGTGGTCCTGATGCACGGCATCATGTTCACCCGCCGCATGCACGCTCCCCTGGCCCGCCGGCTCGCGCGCTCGGGCTTCCGCGTGATCACCCTCGACCTGCTGGGCCACGGCGAGTCCGACCGGCCGACCGAGTCGTGGCGCTACTCGATGCCGGCGTTCGGGGAGCAGGCCGTGGCGCTGCTCGACCACCTCGACCTGCCCGACGCCGTGCTCGGCGGGACGTCGCTCGGCGCGAACGTGGCGCTCGAGGTGGCGGTCGCGCAGCCGTCCCGCGCCCGCGGGCTGGTCGTGGAGATGCCGGTGCTGGACAACGCGATCGTCGCCGGGCTGCTCACGTTCGCCCCGCTGCTGTTCGCCGCGCGCTTCCTGCCCGTGACCGTGCGCGGCGTCGCGCTGGCCGCCAACCTCGTGCCCCACGGCAGCCAGTGGGTCGACGTCGTCACCGACACCCTGACCCAGCAGCCCGAGCCGATGGCCGCGCTCCTGCACGGCGTGCTGTTCGGCCGCATCGCGCCGCCGAAGTCGGTGCGCCGGGCCATCACCACGCCCGCGCTGGTGATCGGCCACGAAGGCGATCCGATCCACCCCTTCGGCGACGCCGACACCCTGGCCGCCGACATGCCCGGTGCGGAGTTCGTCCAGGCGCGCAGCCCGGTCGAGCTCCGCTCCGACCCGAAGCGCCTGACCTCGGCGATCACCGACTTCGCCGAGCGCTGCTACGAAAGCTGACCCGGCCGGGTCACTTCGCGAGGCCGGCCACCGGGCCGAACACGATCACCGCCGGCGGCCGGACACCGGCGGCGGCCGCTTCGCCGGCCACCTTCCCCAGCGTGGAGCGCAGGGTGCGCTGTGTGCGCATGGTGCCGTCTTCGACGATGGCGACCGGCGTGTCGGCGGGGCGGCCGCCATCCAGGAGCGCCGCCGCGAACTGGGGCAGCCGTTCGACGCCCATCATCAGCACGATCGTGCCGCGCAGGACGGCCAGCAGGGACCAGTCGACCAGCGAGCGCGGGTCACCGGGGGCGACGTGGCCCGAGACGACCACGACCTCGTGGGCGACGCCGCGGTGGGTGACCGGCACGTCGGCCACGGCGGGGACCGCGAAGGCGCTCGTGATACCCGGGACCATGGTCACCGGCACGCCCGCCTCGGCGCAGGCCAGGACCTCCTCGAACCCGCGGCCGAACAGGTAGGGGTCGCCACCCTTGAGCCGGACGACGAACTTCCCCTCCTTGGCCTTCTCGATCAGCGTGCTGTTGATCACGTCCTGGCTCGCGGCGCGGCCGTACGGGATCTTCGCCGCGTCGACGACCTCGACCTCGGGCGCGAGCTCATCCAGCAGCTCGCGGGGCGCGAGCCGGTCGACGACGACCACGTCGGCGCGCGAGAGCAGCCGCCGGCCGCGGACGGTGATCAGGTCCGGGTCGCCCGGGCCGCCGCCGACCAGGGCGACACCCGGCAGCTCCGTGTCGGTGCCTCGCGGCGCGCGGCCGCCGGCAGCATCCTTGACGGTGCCGGCGTGCAGGGCGTCGAGGATGCTGTCGCGCACGGCGGCCGAGCGCAGCGGCTCACCGCCGGACAGGACGCCGAACAGCAGCCCGCCGTGGCGGCCCGAAGCCGGGGTCACGGCGCTGCCGGACTCCCCCTCGTCGGCGCGCACGCAGAACACGCGCTCGCGTTCGGCTTCGGCGCACACTGCGGCGTTGACCTCGGGGTCGTCGGTGCAGGCGAGCGCGTACCAGGCGTCGGCGAGGTCGCCCTCGGCGTAGCGGCGCTCGTGCCAGACCAGCTCGCCCGCGTCGGCCATCGCGCTCACCGACGGCGTGGTGTGGGGCGAGACCAGCTCCACCCGCGCGCCCGCGCGGATGAGCCGCGGGAGGCGGCGCTGGGCGACCGAGCCGCCCCCGACCATCACGACGCGGCGGCCTGCGAGCTGGAGTCCGGAGAGGTAGTGCGGGTCGTCCATAGCCCGAAAGTCTGCCTGCCCGGCCCGCTCAGCGCTGCAGCAGGGCCAGCAGCCCGGTGTTGCCGAACATCGTCGCCGCCTCGACCGCGGACGGCGTGCCCGCCCGTGGATCGGCACCACCCGCCACCAGCGCCTTCACGACCTCGGGCTCGTCCTTGAACACGGCGCCGGTGAGCGGGCTCTGGCCCCGGTCGTTGACCCGGTTGGGATCCGCGCCGCGCGCCGGCAGCGCGGCCACCGTCTCCGCGTGCCCGTGGTAAGCGGCGAGCATCACCAAGGTGTCGCCGCGGTCGTTGGTGAGGTTCGCGGGGATGCCGGCGTCGACGTAGGCGGCGAGGCGCTCCGTGTCGTCCGCACGCGCCATGGTGAACACGCGGGCGCAGAGGCCGAGCTCCTCGTCCGACGGCGTCCCGGAAGCCATGCGCCGAGTCTGGCACGCCGACTCCCGGGACGCCGGGTGCTCAACCCCGGGCGGAGTTCGGGTAGGGCAGCAGCGCCATCTCCCGCGCGTTCTTGATGGCCGAGGCCACCTGCTTCTGCTGCTTCGGCGTCAGCCCCGTCACGCGGCGGGCGCGGATCTTGCCGCGGTCGGAGATGAAGATCCGCAGCAGGTCGACGTCCTTCCAGTCGACGGCCGTGATCCCCCGGGCGTGCAACGGGTTCGCCCGCTTGCGGGGCACGCGTTCGTGCTTCGGCACGCGCCTCACCAGCTCGACTTCGAGACGCCGGGCAGCTCGCCGTTGTGCGCCATCTGCCGCATCCGCACGCGCGACAGGCCGAACTTGCGCAGGTAGCCGCGCGGGCGCCCGTCGGCGGCGTCGCGGTTGCGGATGCGGATGGCGCTCGCGTCGCGCGGCATGCGCTGCAACGCCACCACCGCGTCGGCCTTGTCCTGCGCCGACGAGTGCGGCGAGGCGATCACGGCCTTGAGCGCCCGGCGCTTCTCGACGTAGCGGGCGGCGATCACCTTCCGCTGCTCGTTCTTCGCGACCTTCGACTTCTTCGCCATCAGCGCTCTTCCTTGAACTCGACGTGCTTGCGCACCACGGGGTCGTACTTGCGCAGGACCATCCGGTCGGGGTCGTTGCGCCGGTTCTTCTTCGTCACGTACGTGTAGCCGGTGCCCGCGGTGGAGCGCAGCTTGATGATCGGCCGGACGTCGGTGCTCTTCGCCATCTAGAGCTTCACCCCCTTCGCGGCCAGTTCCGCGACGACCGCGTCGATCCCGCGCTTGTCGATCGTCTTCATGCCCTTCGCCGACACCTTGAGCCGCACGGTCCGGCCGAGGCTCGGCACGTAGTAGCGGCGGGTCTGCAGGTTCGGCTCCCAGCGCCGTGACGTGCGGCGGTGCGAGTGCGAGACCTGCTTGCCGTAGCCCGGCTTGCGGCCGGTGACCTGGCACACGGCTGACACGGACCCTCCCGAGTTGATAGTGATATTCGTTTTCAATTACGCTGGCCACCGTACCCCGTCCCGTCGACTGGAGCTTCAGTGACCCCACACCCGCGTGTCCCGCTCGTGCTCGTCAGCGGACTCGCCGCCGAAGGCAACGACGAGCTCGCCGAACTGCTGCGCCGCGCCGGCCCCGGCGTCGCCGTGGTCCACCACGACCTGCGGCAGATCGGCAGCGGCATCGTCCGCAGGCGGATCCGCCTCGGCCCCCGCGACCAGCTCACCGCGCTGGAGCTCGCGCACGGCTGCGTGAATTGCACGCTGCGCGAAGACCTCCTGCCGCTGCTGCGCCGGCTCGCCCGGCTGCCGGAGGTGGACCGGATCG
Protein-coding regions in this window:
- a CDS encoding AMP-binding protein: MSNGASGNQRADEAYQVFREARDYLQSHREDYDTAVREFAWPQPAEFNWALDWFDVVARDPANAQRYALWIVEEDGTENRWTYPEMAARSDQVATWLRRLGVSRGDRLILMLGNQGELWETILAAIKLGAVIIPASTLLGPADLVDRVERGKAKHVVVRSADAPKFADVAGDYTRIAVGEPVEGWHAYATAYAEPAGFTPEGVTAAGDPLLLYFTSGTTAKPKLVQHTHVSYPVGHLSTMYWIGLEPGDVHLNISSPGWAKHAWSNVFAPWNAEATVFLYNYTRFDATALMAQMDRCGVTSFCAPPTVWRMLIQADLTALKTPPQKVVGAGEPLNPEVIEQVEKAWGVTIRDGFGQTESSVQIANTPGQDVVPGSMGRPLPGFVVALVDPVTGERAGEGEICLDLAHRPVGLMTGYADDDERTSEAFRDGYYHTGDVGSVDERGYITYVGRTDDVFKASDYRISPFELESVLLEHEAVAEAAVVPAPDPIRLAVPKAYVVLAAGHEPTADTARAILAYAREHLAPYKRIRRLEFAELPKTISGKIRRVELRGREHENTRPEGEYREDDFPDLKA
- a CDS encoding crotonase/enoyl-CoA hydratase family protein; amino-acid sequence: MTGPADSLPDLVSLKVDLDGHVAEVTLLGPAKGNAMGPDFWRELPLVFAALDADPRVRAIVLTGSGAHFSYGLDLPAMMGGWAPMLAGDALAGPRTDFHREVRRLQESVSSIAECRKPVIAAVSGWCIGGGVDVISAADVRLASADAKFSVREVKVAIVADLGSLQRLATIVGEGHVRELALTGKDVDAARAEKIGLVNDVYPDSDTLLAEARKLAADIAANPPLVVQGTKQVLAANTERQVAEGLRYVAAWNSAFLPSKDLAEAVQAFMERRAPEFKGE
- a CDS encoding alpha/beta fold hydrolase, which codes for MAPAPVLAVDDLPADPPPARRSRPIELSGSFTCDGQRLAYTEYGSGERVVVLMHGIMFTRRMHAPLARRLARSGFRVITLDLLGHGESDRPTESWRYSMPAFGEQAVALLDHLDLPDAVLGGTSLGANVALEVAVAQPSRARGLVVEMPVLDNAIVAGLLTFAPLLFAARFLPVTVRGVALAANLVPHGSQWVDVVTDTLTQQPEPMAALLHGVLFGRIAPPKSVRRAITTPALVIGHEGDPIHPFGDADTLAADMPGAEFVQARSPVELRSDPKRLTSAITDFAERCYES
- the cobA gene encoding uroporphyrinogen-III C-methyltransferase; this encodes MDDPHYLSGLQLAGRRVVMVGGGSVAQRRLPRLIRAGARVELVSPHTTPSVSAMADAGELVWHERRYAEGDLADAWYALACTDDPEVNAAVCAEAERERVFCVRADEGESGSAVTPASGRHGGLLFGVLSGGEPLRSAAVRDSILDALHAGTVKDAAGGRAPRGTDTELPGVALVGGGPGDPDLITVRGRRLLSRADVVVVDRLAPRELLDELAPEVEVVDAAKIPYGRAASQDVINSTLIEKAKEGKFVVRLKGGDPYLFGRGFEEVLACAEAGVPVTMVPGITSAFAVPAVADVPVTHRGVAHEVVVVSGHVAPGDPRSLVDWSLLAVLRGTIVLMMGVERLPQFAAALLDGGRPADTPVAIVEDGTMRTQRTLRSTLGKVAGEAAAAGVRPPAVIVFGPVAGLAK
- a CDS encoding ankyrin repeat domain-containing protein, which encodes MASGTPSDEELGLCARVFTMARADDTERLAAYVDAGIPANLTNDRGDTLVMLAAYHGHAETVAALPARGADPNRVNDRGQSPLTGAVFKDEPEVVKALVAGGADPRAGTPSAVEAATMFGNTGLLALLQR
- the rpsR gene encoding 30S ribosomal protein S18 gives rise to the protein MRRVPKHERVPRKRANPLHARGITAVDWKDVDLLRIFISDRGKIRARRVTGLTPKQQKQVASAIKNAREMALLPYPNSARG
- the rpsN gene encoding 30S ribosomal protein S14 — protein: MAKKSKVAKNEQRKVIAARYVEKRRALKAVIASPHSSAQDKADAVVALQRMPRDASAIRIRNRDAADGRPRGYLRKFGLSRVRMRQMAHNGELPGVSKSSW
- the rpmG gene encoding 50S ribosomal protein L33, giving the protein MAKSTDVRPIIKLRSTAGTGYTYVTKKNRRNDPDRMVLRKYDPVVRKHVEFKEER
- the rpmB gene encoding 50S ribosomal protein L28 gives rise to the protein MSAVCQVTGRKPGYGKQVSHSHRRTSRRWEPNLQTRRYYVPSLGRTVRLKVSAKGMKTIDKRGIDAVVAELAAKGVKL